A DNA window from Chryseobacterium sp. MEBOG06 contains the following coding sequences:
- a CDS encoding glycoside hydrolase family 130 protein codes for MTAQSVMIPWQDRPEDCNDIMWRFSENPIINRYAIPTSNSIFNSAVIPFEEGFAGVFRCDNKAVQMNIFAGFSTDGINWEINHDPIEMQAGNTDMIESDYKYDPRVTFIEDRYWITWCNGYNGPTIGIGYTFDFKEFFQCENAFLPFNRNGVLFPEKINGKYAMLSRPSDNGHTPFGDIYISYSPDMKYWGEHRCVMKVTPFEDSAWQCTKIGGGPVPIKTEEGWLLFYHGVINTCRGFRYSMGAALLDLEDPTKVLYRTKPYLLAPAELYELTGDVPNVVFPCAALTEGDKVTVYYGAADTVVAIAFGYISEIIDFMKKNSI; via the coding sequence ATGACAGCTCAATCAGTAATGATCCCTTGGCAGGATCGCCCGGAAGATTGCAATGATATCATGTGGAGGTTTTCCGAAAACCCGATCATTAACAGATATGCGATACCTACATCCAACAGTATATTCAACAGTGCCGTGATTCCTTTTGAAGAAGGATTTGCCGGTGTGTTCCGTTGTGATAACAAAGCGGTGCAGATGAATATTTTCGCAGGTTTCAGTACAGATGGAATTAATTGGGAGATCAATCATGATCCTATTGAAATGCAGGCAGGAAATACCGATATGATTGAATCCGACTATAAATATGATCCTCGTGTTACTTTTATAGAAGACCGCTACTGGATTACATGGTGCAACGGATATAACGGACCTACCATCGGAATTGGGTATACATTTGATTTTAAAGAATTTTTTCAGTGTGAAAATGCATTTCTACCTTTCAACAGAAACGGAGTGCTTTTCCCGGAAAAAATTAATGGTAAATATGCGATGCTGAGCCGTCCTAGTGATAACGGACATACGCCTTTCGGGGATATCTATATCAGCTATAGCCCTGATATGAAGTACTGGGGAGAACACCGTTGTGTGATGAAGGTAACACCTTTTGAAGACAGTGCATGGCAGTGTACCAAGATCGGCGGCGGGCCGGTTCCTATCAAAACAGAAGAAGGATGGCTGCTTTTCTATCATGGAGTGATCAATACCTGCAGAGGATTCAGATATTCAATGGGGGCTGCTTTGCTTGACCTTGAAGATCCTACAAAAGTATTGTACAGAACGAAACCTTACTTATTGGCTCCCGCTGAATTGTATGAGCTGACAGGGGATGTTCCTAATGTAGTTTTCCCCTGCGCAGCCTTGACGGAGGGTGATAAAGTAACCGTATATTATGGGGCAGCCGATACTGTAGTAGCGATTGCCTTCGGGTATATCTCAGAAATTATTGATTTTATGAAAAAGAATTCAATCTAA
- a CDS encoding endo-beta-N-acetylglucosaminidase H has translation MKKKSILTVLTAMMLQSGSLINAQQLNPTGICYVEVNNNNLLNAGAYKLQTSNSYLFNVVNIFAANINYDVSRGRAYLYSNNNVTKVLTNADTYIKPLQQKGMKVVLTILGNHQGAGICNFPTREAARDFALQLANTVNTYGLDGIDFDDEYSDYGQNGTGQPNDSSFVMLVQELKALLPDKIISFYYYGPAASRLSWNGIRVGDYVNYSWNATYGTFSAPNVPPLTKAQISPAAVWMGNTSNSTTTSLATQTKNGGYGVFMWYDLHGTNETTQLSAGTQTLYGQPTVLSGTLQSWTQGTNCDAPIGLYTSNLTGTSTKLNWSAVGTSTYDIDYKPASSTTWTNAASALNSTSVTVSGLTANTEYDWRIRTNCSVKSAYMFAPRFNSGLGTTTPTGSYALALDGSTESGTAGNINLSGSALSFEGWIKPSSFKSASPYISSIMGTEVSDSNSAFLRLGDAGLANNKLQFVVSINNVQQKLASATALNANTWYHVAATYDGSAMKLYINGILDASKAQTGSINSNGAFNVGYLYNTSRNFNGKVDEVRVWKRALSQAEISQNSCNVSVPASSLAAYWKFNEGNGSTVQDTSGNGVTLTLTGVDASNWGTDLPCTTGTLKSARNAGSQKTVDSGDINVKNQIKLYPNPVSKSSSLTVAVPHEYSRGKMTVYDFNGRVVDTRALNAGDNSFELTRLSSGNYILRFESQDGSLKQTEKLMVK, from the coding sequence ATGAAAAAAAAATCCATCCTTACTGTACTAACTGCCATGATGCTTCAGTCTGGTTCTCTGATTAACGCACAACAGCTTAATCCTACAGGAATATGCTATGTGGAAGTGAATAACAACAACCTTCTGAATGCAGGAGCGTACAAACTGCAGACATCGAACAGCTATCTGTTTAATGTAGTGAATATTTTTGCCGCCAATATCAATTATGATGTCAGCCGAGGCAGAGCGTATCTTTATTCAAATAATAATGTAACCAAGGTTCTTACCAATGCAGATACCTACATAAAACCACTCCAGCAAAAAGGAATGAAAGTAGTGCTAACCATTTTAGGGAATCATCAGGGAGCGGGGATTTGTAATTTTCCTACCCGGGAAGCCGCAAGAGACTTTGCATTACAGCTTGCCAATACAGTGAATACCTATGGTTTGGATGGGATTGATTTTGATGATGAGTACTCCGATTACGGGCAAAATGGGACCGGGCAGCCTAATGACAGTTCTTTTGTAATGCTAGTACAGGAACTGAAAGCCCTGTTGCCGGATAAAATAATATCTTTTTATTATTATGGTCCCGCAGCTTCAAGACTTTCCTGGAATGGAATCCGAGTAGGAGATTATGTCAATTACAGCTGGAATGCGACGTATGGAACGTTCTCTGCCCCAAATGTACCTCCGCTCACTAAAGCACAGATTTCTCCAGCTGCCGTTTGGATGGGAAATACCTCCAATTCTACAACCACAAGCTTGGCAACACAAACAAAAAATGGCGGGTATGGAGTATTTATGTGGTATGATCTTCATGGAACCAATGAGACAACACAGCTTTCGGCGGGAACACAAACGTTATATGGACAGCCAACGGTGTTAAGCGGAACTTTACAATCGTGGACACAGGGCACAAATTGTGATGCTCCAATCGGACTCTACACAAGCAATCTTACAGGAACAAGTACAAAACTAAACTGGTCGGCAGTAGGAACAAGTACTTATGATATCGATTATAAACCGGCTTCCTCTACAACATGGACAAATGCAGCATCAGCTCTAAACTCTACTTCAGTAACCGTTTCAGGTTTAACCGCTAATACGGAATATGACTGGAGAATAAGAACCAACTGCAGTGTGAAAAGTGCTTATATGTTTGCTCCAAGATTTAACAGCGGATTGGGGACTACAACTCCTACAGGCTCCTATGCACTCGCTCTTGATGGAAGCACCGAGTCTGGCACTGCCGGAAATATTAATCTTAGCGGTTCGGCATTATCTTTTGAGGGCTGGATCAAACCTTCTTCTTTTAAATCTGCATCTCCCTATATTTCTTCAATCATGGGAACGGAGGTCAGCGACAGTAATTCTGCCTTTTTAAGATTGGGAGATGCTGGTCTGGCTAATAATAAACTTCAGTTTGTGGTAAGCATTAACAATGTACAGCAAAAACTGGCCTCAGCTACAGCTTTGAATGCCAATACATGGTATCACGTTGCCGCAACCTACGATGGATCTGCGATGAAACTTTATATCAATGGTATTTTAGACGCAAGCAAAGCACAAACAGGAAGTATCAATTCCAACGGAGCATTTAATGTAGGATATCTGTATAATACTTCCAGAAACTTCAATGGGAAAGTAGATGAAGTAAGAGTCTGGAAACGGGCATTAAGTCAGGCGGAGATCAGCCAGAATAGTTGTAATGTATCAGTTCCGGCTTCCTCTCTTGCTGCGTACTGGAAATTTAACGAAGGAAATGGTTCTACAGTTCAGGACACTTCAGGAAACGGAGTAACCTTAACATTAACCGGGGTGGATGCTTCTAATTGGGGAACAGATCTTCCTTGTACAACCGGAACTTTAAAATCGGCAAGAAATGCAGGAAGCCAGAAAACTGTCGATTCAGGAGACATCAATGTAAAGAATCAGATAAAGCTATATCCGAATCCGGTAAGTAAATCCTCATCCCTCACAGTTGCTGTACCACATGAATATAGCAGAGGAAAAATGACTGTTTATGATTTTAATGGAAGAGTAGTAGACACAAGAGCACTGAATGCGGGTGATAATTCATTTGAACTGACCAGACTTTCATCAGGAAACTATATTCTTCGGTTTGAATCTCAGGATGGAAGCCTGAAACAAACAGAAAAATTAATGGTAAAATAA
- a CDS encoding glycoside hydrolase family 125 protein — MERRNFIKTSALAGAGLLFTQNVFAKNLILEDFPVVRVPKDKRHFASESVESAIAAFKKKVKNKELSWLFENCFPNTLDTTVFYSENNGIPDTYVITGDIDAMWLRDSSAQVFPYLQFSKKDEKLHKLISGVIHKQTTFILKDPYANAFYNDDQKISKWQEYDHTDMKPGTHERKWEIDSLCYPIRLAYHFWKTTGDTKPFDANWLQGIKLTLQTFTEQQRKKDLGPYKFERTTAWATDGVPMGGYGYPTKPVGLISSMFRPSDDATIYGFLIPSNLFAVVSLRQAAEMVSQIKNEKTLAQQLNSLADEVDAAIKKYGIYNHPEFGKIYAFEVNGFGSYNLMDDANCPSLLGLPYLDAVKADDPVYQNTRKFVWSENNPFFFKGKLAEGIGGPHIGLDMIWPMSIIMKALTTKDRSEIRWCIDTLQKTHGGTGFMHESFHKDNDKKFTREWFAWSNTLFGELLWKTFNENPDLLT, encoded by the coding sequence ATGGAAAGGAGAAATTTTATTAAAACAAGTGCATTGGCAGGAGCCGGACTGCTGTTCACTCAGAATGTTTTTGCTAAAAACCTGATCCTGGAGGATTTTCCAGTTGTCCGGGTTCCAAAAGACAAAAGACATTTTGCCAGTGAATCCGTAGAAAGTGCTATTGCAGCTTTTAAAAAGAAAGTTAAAAACAAAGAGCTAAGCTGGCTCTTTGAAAACTGCTTTCCTAATACATTGGATACTACTGTTTTCTATAGTGAAAATAATGGAATACCGGATACTTATGTGATTACTGGAGATATTGATGCGATGTGGCTTCGTGACAGTTCTGCGCAGGTTTTTCCTTATCTGCAGTTCTCCAAAAAAGACGAGAAACTTCACAAACTGATCTCAGGAGTTATTCATAAGCAAACAACATTTATCCTGAAAGATCCTTATGCTAATGCATTTTATAATGATGATCAAAAGATAAGTAAGTGGCAGGAATACGACCACACGGATATGAAACCGGGAACCCACGAAAGGAAATGGGAAATTGATTCATTGTGCTATCCGATCCGCCTGGCCTACCATTTCTGGAAAACAACAGGAGATACAAAACCTTTTGATGCCAACTGGCTGCAGGGAATTAAACTTACTTTGCAGACCTTCACAGAACAGCAGAGAAAAAAAGATCTGGGACCTTACAAATTTGAACGTACAACAGCCTGGGCTACTGATGGAGTTCCGATGGGAGGATATGGCTATCCGACAAAACCTGTGGGATTGATCAGCTCTATGTTCCGGCCAAGTGATGATGCCACAATCTATGGATTCCTGATTCCCTCCAATTTATTTGCAGTGGTAAGCTTACGCCAGGCAGCTGAAATGGTTTCCCAGATAAAAAACGAAAAAACATTGGCTCAGCAACTCAACAGCCTTGCTGATGAGGTAGATGCAGCCATCAAAAAATACGGAATTTACAATCATCCTGAATTTGGAAAAATATATGCTTTTGAAGTCAATGGTTTCGGAAGCTATAACCTGATGGATGATGCGAACTGTCCAAGTTTGCTGGGACTGCCTTATCTGGACGCGGTAAAAGCTGATGACCCTGTTTATCAGAACACAAGAAAATTTGTGTGGTCAGAAAATAACCCGTTCTTTTTCAAAGGAAAGCTGGCAGAAGGGATAGGAGGTCCGCATATTGGACTTGATATGATCTGGCCAATGAGTATCATTATGAAAGCGCTCACTACAAAAGACAGGAGTGAGATCAGATGGTGCATAGATACCTTGCAGAAGACACATGGCGGAACAGGCTTTATGCATGAGTCCTTCCATAAAGACAATGACAAAAAGTTCACCAGAGAATGGTTTGCGTGGTCCAATACCTTATTTGGAGAACTATTATGGAAAACCTTTAATGAAAATCCGGATCTGCTGACATAG
- a CDS encoding GH92 family glycosyl hydrolase, whose amino-acid sequence MKKSLFICFFTTLISVTNAQQNKNDVLSWVDPFIGTGGHGHTFPGATTPFGMIQLSPDQNTKSGDWDWCSGYHYSSKTIMGFSHNHLSGTGWADLGDILVMPTVGQVKMVPGSEENPETGYRSKFTHDKETASPGYYSVMLDSYGIKAELTASPRVGFHKYTFPKTDEANIIIDPTNKIFGNIYHTLVSIEGNNKIKGYCYSGGWGGKRFAYFVMEFSKPFKSYGVYAEGKTKNNEKIALAKDAKAFVRFSTEDNESIEVKVSLSPVSTENAQENFDTEAKNIDFAKARETARQTWRDLIGRFQVTGGTDSQRKIFYTGVYHTFIAPNLYMDANGDYVAAQENMNTKWFTNYSTYSYWDGFRATHPLLTIMDQKHTKEFANSLISRYTDRKDHMPIWELCGYDNFCMLGYHSASVIWDAISKGVPGIDAEKAFAAMKDASLTDKMSSSDGGGGLNDYIKLGYTPSENGASVSATLEYAYDDWCIQQLAEKLGKKEESEVYKKRSMNFLNSFNKENKHFWPRQKDGKFLADFALNDWKKLQPHWVSGNIWAYDFFVPHQIDEMMNLYGGKKSFEEKLDKTFTEALHMEGEQHVDISGFIGSLGFGDEPGHHVPYLYNYVGSPYKTQKMVKYIRDNMYAAKPDGIVNNEDCGQMSAWYIFSSLGFYPVTPGKPVYAIGAPQFPKASLTLENGKMFTVIADKVSDKNIYVQKIFLNGKEYKSWELNHSDIMNGGELRFVMGSKPVK is encoded by the coding sequence ATGAAAAAATCCCTGTTTATCTGCTTTTTTACAACTCTGATTTCGGTAACAAATGCTCAGCAAAATAAAAATGATGTTTTATCCTGGGTAGACCCGTTTATAGGTACAGGCGGACATGGCCATACATTTCCGGGGGCTACTACACCATTTGGGATGATACAGCTAAGCCCCGATCAGAATACAAAAAGCGGCGACTGGGACTGGTGCTCCGGATATCACTACAGTAGTAAAACGATCATGGGATTCAGCCATAATCACCTTAGTGGAACGGGATGGGCAGATCTTGGAGATATTCTGGTAATGCCAACGGTAGGACAGGTAAAAATGGTTCCCGGATCAGAAGAAAATCCGGAAACAGGGTACCGTTCAAAATTTACTCATGACAAAGAAACGGCATCACCGGGATATTATTCTGTAATGCTTGACAGTTACGGGATTAAAGCAGAATTGACCGCCTCACCAAGAGTAGGATTTCATAAATATACTTTCCCGAAAACAGATGAAGCCAATATCATCATTGATCCTACCAATAAAATCTTCGGAAATATTTATCACACTTTGGTAAGTATAGAAGGAAATAATAAAATAAAAGGATATTGCTACAGTGGCGGCTGGGGAGGAAAAAGATTTGCCTACTTCGTCATGGAATTTTCAAAGCCATTTAAATCTTACGGAGTTTATGCAGAAGGGAAAACAAAAAATAACGAAAAAATTGCTCTTGCTAAAGATGCTAAAGCTTTCGTAAGGTTTTCTACAGAAGATAACGAAAGTATTGAAGTAAAAGTATCTCTATCTCCGGTAAGCACGGAAAACGCACAGGAAAACTTTGATACAGAAGCGAAAAATATAGATTTTGCAAAAGCCAGAGAAACAGCACGGCAAACCTGGCGAGATCTTATCGGCAGATTCCAGGTGACTGGGGGAACAGATAGCCAGAGAAAAATATTCTACACAGGTGTTTACCATACCTTCATTGCCCCTAACCTTTACATGGATGCCAATGGTGATTATGTAGCCGCTCAGGAAAATATGAATACCAAATGGTTCACCAACTACAGTACCTATTCTTACTGGGACGGATTCAGGGCAACGCATCCATTACTTACCATTATGGATCAGAAGCACACCAAAGAGTTTGCCAATTCTCTGATCAGTAGATATACAGATCGTAAAGATCATATGCCGATCTGGGAACTATGCGGATATGATAATTTCTGTATGCTGGGATATCACAGCGCCTCAGTAATCTGGGATGCTATTTCCAAAGGAGTTCCCGGTATTGATGCTGAAAAAGCCTTTGCGGCAATGAAAGATGCTTCTTTAACAGATAAAATGAGCAGTAGTGATGGTGGCGGAGGACTTAATGACTATATCAAGCTGGGGTATACCCCATCCGAGAACGGAGCTTCAGTTTCCGCAACATTGGAATATGCATATGATGACTGGTGTATTCAGCAGTTAGCCGAAAAATTAGGCAAAAAAGAAGAATCTGAAGTGTACAAAAAACGCTCTATGAACTTCCTGAATAGCTTCAATAAAGAAAATAAACACTTCTGGCCGAGACAGAAAGACGGTAAATTCTTAGCAGATTTCGCCCTTAACGACTGGAAAAAACTGCAGCCACACTGGGTGTCCGGAAATATCTGGGCCTATGATTTCTTTGTTCCCCATCAGATTGATGAAATGATGAATCTGTACGGAGGAAAAAAAAGCTTTGAAGAAAAACTGGATAAAACCTTCACAGAGGCATTGCATATGGAAGGAGAACAGCATGTAGATATTTCAGGATTCATCGGGTCGTTAGGATTCGGAGACGAGCCGGGGCATCATGTTCCTTATCTGTACAACTATGTGGGAAGCCCGTACAAAACGCAAAAAATGGTAAAATATATCCGTGACAATATGTATGCAGCCAAGCCGGACGGAATCGTTAATAACGAAGATTGCGGACAGATGTCAGCATGGTATATTTTCTCATCGCTAGGATTCTATCCTGTCACACCAGGGAAACCTGTTTACGCCATCGGAGCCCCACAATTTCCGAAAGCTTCTTTAACATTGGAAAACGGAAAAATGTTCACTGTCATTGCAGATAAGGTATCTGACAAGAACATCTATGTACAGAAAATCTTCCTGAACGGAAAAGAATACAAAAGCTGGGAACTGAACCACAGTGATATCATGAACGGCGGAGAGCTGAGATTTGTAATGGGAAGTAAACCTGTGAAATAA
- a CDS encoding MFS transporter: protein MGKNNSGTRRIQPILWISTLYFAMGVPFVTINAVSGIMYKDMGVSDSQITFWTALILFSWTLKPLWSPFLEIYKTKKFFVVFTQFAIGILFALIALSLPLNDFFKYSIALFAVVAFCGATHDVVADGTYIGFLTNKEQAKYIGWQGAFYNLAKIISSGALVYFAGFLEKTKGVTHAWMIIMIIYALLFFVLAIYHYLILPKENKEEDQKKDKTAGNIRKELLEVITSFFTKKNILWSVLFIILYRFAEGFAIKIAPLFFKAPRSSGGLGLSTSDIGLVYGTYGSAAFILGSVLAGYFISARGLKKSLIWLCCAFNIPFVVYALLAHYQPVDLLPVGIAVVVEYFGYGFGFVGLMLYMMQQIAPGKHKTAHYAFATGIMNLGVMIPGMFSGMISDWIGYKVFFIWVLIATIPAFVVTLLVPFPYSENQKKESINS from the coding sequence ATGGGAAAAAATAACTCCGGAACCCGTCGGATTCAGCCTATTCTCTGGATATCCACATTATATTTCGCAATGGGAGTTCCCTTTGTGACCATTAATGCGGTTTCAGGAATTATGTATAAAGATATGGGGGTTTCGGATTCGCAGATCACATTCTGGACCGCTCTTATTTTGTTCTCCTGGACGTTAAAACCCCTTTGGAGTCCTTTTCTGGAGATCTATAAAACCAAGAAATTCTTTGTTGTTTTTACCCAGTTTGCCATAGGAATTTTGTTTGCACTGATTGCATTAAGTCTGCCTTTAAACGACTTTTTCAAATACAGTATTGCCCTTTTTGCTGTGGTGGCATTTTGCGGAGCTACCCATGATGTGGTAGCAGACGGTACTTATATTGGCTTTTTGACCAATAAAGAACAGGCAAAATACATTGGATGGCAGGGTGCGTTTTACAATCTGGCGAAGATTATCAGTAGTGGAGCATTAGTCTATTTTGCAGGCTTTTTAGAAAAAACGAAAGGAGTAACCCATGCCTGGATGATCATTATGATTATTTATGCATTACTGTTTTTTGTATTAGCCATTTACCACTATCTGATTCTGCCTAAAGAGAACAAAGAAGAAGATCAGAAAAAAGATAAAACAGCTGGAAATATTCGTAAAGAATTATTGGAGGTCATCACTTCATTTTTTACTAAAAAGAATATTTTATGGTCGGTCCTGTTTATTATTTTGTACCGTTTTGCAGAGGGTTTTGCCATCAAAATTGCTCCCTTGTTTTTTAAAGCTCCAAGATCTTCAGGAGGATTAGGACTATCTACATCTGATATTGGACTTGTATATGGTACTTATGGTTCAGCAGCATTTATCTTAGGATCTGTTCTTGCTGGATATTTCATTTCGGCCAGAGGATTGAAGAAATCTTTGATATGGCTGTGCTGTGCATTCAATATTCCATTTGTGGTATATGCATTATTGGCCCATTATCAGCCTGTTGATCTTCTGCCTGTAGGTATTGCGGTGGTAGTAGAATACTTCGGTTATGGTTTTGGTTTTGTAGGACTGATGCTCTATATGATGCAGCAGATTGCACCTGGAAAACATAAAACAGCGCACTATGCCTTTGCAACAGGAATTATGAATCTTGGGGTAATGATTCCCGGAATGTTCAGTGGAATGATCAGTGACTGGATCGGATACAAAGTGTTCTTTATCTGGGTGCTGATTGCTACGATCCCCGCATTTGTGGTGACCTTATTAGTTCCTTTCCCTTATTCAGAAAATCAGAAAAAAGAATCAATCAATTCGTAA